From a region of the Impatiens glandulifera chromosome 4, dImpGla2.1, whole genome shotgun sequence genome:
- the LOC124935225 gene encoding pentatricopeptide repeat-containing protein At5g61800, which translates to MLTRKLSMQHPLHTLKKCKSIKQLFQVHAQSITRGFFYLHPSSSSSLLTSILHSFTSLPLSSSLHPTHLLHYVSTVFHLIANPSTFCYNHVIRSHTLLRFPLHGLHFYTQMRRSGLLPDFHTFPFVIKACAELRSIHFGPTLHCQCIRFGFLADVFVVNCLVNMYSAFGRVYDACQVFDGSLYRDVYGYNSLIDGFVKAGETKRARQLFDEMPQRDAVSWASLLAGYSHNSQLKEAIELFDLMFESKVCPDNVALVSVLSACGQLGMLEKGKTIHSYIEQNGIKIDTFLLTALVDLYSKCGCIETATNIFNANKEKNLFTWNAMLGGLAMNGYGHLLLNYFSRMMNNGVKPDGVTFLSLLVGCSHSGLLNEAKKLFEEMEIVYGVPKELKHYGSMADLFGRSGCIREAEEMIDGMPIDGDLFVWGSLLSGCRKHGIVDVAEKAAGRVMKIKPEDGGVYSIMADVYVNAERWDDLENVRRLRDVKRVKKIAGCSVIQLEDGTSYEFIAGDDMHPMKMEIYQALNGIAQHVDCPF; encoded by the coding sequence ATGCTTACAAGGAAGCTGTCAATGCAACATCCTCTTCACACCCTAAAGAAGTGCAAATCAATCAAGCAACTTTTTCAGGTTCATGCCCAATCAATCACTAGAGGTTTCTTCTATCTCCacccttcttcttcatcttctctcctCACTTCCATCCTCCACTCCTTCACCTCCCTTCCTCTCTCCTCTTCACTTCACCCAACCCATTTGCTTCACTACGTTTCCACCGTCTTCCATCTAATCGCTAATCCATCTACTTTCTGCTATAATCATGTCATCCGCTCACACACTCTACTCCGTTTCCCACTTCACGGTCTCCACTTTTACACCCAAATGCGTCGGTCCGGTCTTCTACCAGATTTCCACACATTCCCCTTTGTAATCAAGGCATGTGCGGAGCTTCGGTCAATTCATTTCGGCCCAACACTTCACTGTCAGTGCATCAGGTTTGGGTTCTTGGCAGATGTCTTTGTCGTCAATTGTCTTGTTAACATGTATTCTGCTTTTGGTCGAGTTTACGATGCTTGTCAGGTGTTTGATGGAAGTTTGTATAGGGATGTTTATGGGTATAATTCATTGATAGATGGGTTTGTTAAGGCAGGTGAAACTAAGCGTGCACGACAACTGTTCGATGAAATGCCTCAACGGGATGCAGTGTCCTGGGCTTCTCTTTTGGCAGGATATTCTCACAACAGCCAGCTCAAGGAAGCTATTGAACTATTTGATTTGATGTTTGAATCAAAAGTCTGTCCTGATAATGTTGCCTTGGTCTCTGTTCTTTCGGCTTGTGGACAATTGGGTATGTTGGAAAAGGGAAAGACCATTCATAGTTACATCGAGCAAAACGGTATCAAGATAGATACTTTCTTGTTAACAGCCTTAGTTGACTTATATTCCAAATGTGGCTGCATTGAAACTGCAACGAATATCTTCAACGCTAACAAAGAAAAGAATCTATTTACATGGAATGCAATGTTAGGAGGACTCGCTATGAATGGCTATGGTCATCTCTTACTAAATTACTTCTCAAGAATGATGAACAATGGTGTAAAACCCGATGGGGTAACATTCTTGAGTCTCTTAGTCGGCTGTAGTCATTCGGGTCTTCTCAACGAAGCCAAAAAGCTCTTTGAAGAGATGGAGATTGTTTATGGAGTCCCTAAAGAGCTTAAGCACTACGGTTCCATGGCTGATTTGTTTGGCCGTAGTGGCTGCATTAGAGAAGCAGAGGAAATGATAGATGGGATGCCTATAGATGGTGATTTATTTGTGTGGGGAAGTCTTCTTAGTGGATGTAGAAAACATGGGATTGTGGATGTGGCAGAGAAAGCAGCAGGGCGTGTGATGAAAATTAAGCCTGAAGATGGTGGAGTTTACTCGATAATGGCTGATGTTTATGTGAATGCAGAACGTTGGGATGATTTGGAAAATGTGAGAAGGTTGAGGGATGTGAAGAGGGTGAAGAAGATTGCTGGTTGTAGTGTGATTCAGTTGGAGGATGGGACTAGTTATGAATTTATAGCTGGGGATGATATGCATCCTATGAAGATGGAGATTTACCAAGCGTTAAATGGCATTGCTCAACATGTCGATTGTCCATTCTAA